A single window of Nicotiana sylvestris chromosome 5, ASM39365v2, whole genome shotgun sequence DNA harbors:
- the LOC104224000 gene encoding developmentally-regulated G-protein 3: MATVMQKIKDIEDEMAKTQKNKATAHHLGLLKAKLAKLRRELLTPTSKGGGGAGEGFDVTKSGDARVGLVGFPSVGKSTLLNKLTGTFSEVASYEFTTLTCIPGVIMYRGAKIQLLDLPGIIEGAKDGKGRGRQVISTARTCNCILIVLDAIKPITHKRLIEKELEGFGIRLNKEPPNLTFRRKEKGGINLTSTVTNTHLDLDTVKAICSEYRIHNADVHLRYDATADDLIDVIEGSRVYTPCIYVVNKIDQITMEELEILDKLPHYCPISAHLEWNLDGLLEKIWEYLSLTRIYTKPKGMNPDYEDPVILSSKRRTVEDFCDRIHKDMVKQFKYALVWGSSAKHKPQRVGREHELEDEDVVQIIKKV; the protein is encoded by the exons ATGGCGACCGTTATGCAGAAAATCAAAGATATCGAAGATGAG ATGGCTAAGACCCAAAAGAACAAAGCTACTGCTCATCATCTCGGTTTGTTAAAG GCAAAACTGGCAAAACTTCGAAGGGAGCTTCTTACACCTACATCAAAAGGTGGTGGTGGAGCTGGAGAAGGTTTTGATGTTACAAAAAGCGGTGATGCAAGAGTGGGTTTAGTGGGCTTTCCTTCAGTTGGAAAGTCGACACTCTTGAACAAATTGACTGGAACTTTTTCTGAG GTTGCTTCATATGAATTTACCACCTTAACGTGCATTCCTGGTGTCATCATGTATCGAGGAGCTAAAATCCAG TTGTTGGATCTCCCAGGAATTATTGAGGGTGCCAAGGATGGAAAAGGTAGAGGAAGGCAG GTTATCAGTACTGCAAGGACTTGCAATTGTATACTTATTGTTCTTGATGCAATAAAACCAATTACTCACAAACGTCTCATCGAGAAAGAGCTTGAGGGATTTGGCATCAG GTTGAACAAGGAACCACCTAATCTGACATTCAGGAGGAAAGAGAAGGGTGGGATCAATTTAACATCAACAGTGACCAATACTCATTTAGACCTCGACACCGTAAAGGCCATATGCAGCGAATACAGAATACATAATGCTGATGTTCATCTTAGGTATGATGCAACTGCTGATGACCTTATTGATGTCATTGAAGGCAGTAGAGTATACACACCTTGCATCTATGTTGTGAACAAAATTGATCAAATCACAATGGAAGAGCTGGAGATTCTGGATAAACTTCCCCATTATTGTCCGATCAG TGCTCATTtggaatggaatcttgatggcttGCTGGAGAAGATTTGGGAATATCTCAGTCTAACCCGTATATACACTAAGCCGAAGGGAATGAATCCAGACTATGAGGATCCAGTAATTCTATCATCAAAGAGGAGGACAGTGGAGGACTTCTGCGACAGAATCCACAAGGATATGGTTAAACAATTCAAATA TGCGCTGGTTTGGGGTTCAAGTGCAAAACACAAACCTCAGAGGGTGGGCAGG GAACATGAACTAGAAGATGAAGACGTCGTCCAAATCATCAAGAAGGTGTGA
- the LOC104223999 gene encoding uncharacterized protein isoform X1 produces the protein MTTNDTIHIHSTQTKSPCIFAKFPSFLLLPNSLLSYLQKSFFCSQFTLQTQVCIVNRRSVSGMDDRKEKTEPWLSVPQFGDWDQKGVMPDYSMDFSKIRENRKQNKRDLSRASLGNEEELISSTNKNANTGHHHSAHSDDLHFHQNHSPTRSEVQTSSSAYFAEGLPETASLPSQDRDKKKHFQLLQLLCESLKAHGIDFCVFF, from the exons ATGACAACGAACGATACAATACATATCCACAGCACACAAACTAAAAGCCCCTGTATTTTTGCAAAATTTCCCAGCTTCCTCCTCCTACCAAATAGCTTGCTTTCTTATCTCCAAAAATCCTTCTTTTGTTCTCAGTTTACTTTACAAACCCAAGTTTGTATTGTTAATCGCCGTTCAGTTTCTGGAATGGATGATCGCAAAGAG AAGACAGAACCATGGCTATCAGTGCCACAATTTGGAGACTGGGACCAAAAGGGTGTAATGCCAGATTACTCTATGGATTTCTCAAAGATAAGAGAGAATAGGAAACAGAACAAAAGGGATTTGTCAAGAGCAAGTCTTGGAAATGAGGAAGAGCTCATTTCTTCAACTAATAAAAATGCAAATACAGGTCATCATCACTCAGCCCACAGTGATGATCTCCATTTCCATCAAAACCACTCTCCAACT AGGTCAGAGGTTCAAACCTCAAGTAGCGCATATTTTGCTGAGGGTCtaccggaaacagcctctctaccttctcAAGATAGGG ACAAGAAGAAGCATTTTCAGCTACTTCAATTGCTGTGTGAAAGCTTGAAGGCTCATGGGATTGATTTCTGCGTATTTTTCTAA
- the LOC104223999 gene encoding uncharacterized protein isoform X2 — protein MTTNDTIHIHSTQTKSPCIFAKFPSFLLLPNSLLSYLQKSFFCSQFTLQTQVCIVNRRSVSGMDDRKEKTEPWLSVPQFGDWDQKGVMPDYSMDFSKIRENRKQNKRDLSRASLGNEEELISSTNKNANTGHHHSAHSDDLHFHQNHSPTRFKPQVAHILLRVYRKQPLYLLKIGTRRSIFSYFNCCVKA, from the exons ATGACAACGAACGATACAATACATATCCACAGCACACAAACTAAAAGCCCCTGTATTTTTGCAAAATTTCCCAGCTTCCTCCTCCTACCAAATAGCTTGCTTTCTTATCTCCAAAAATCCTTCTTTTGTTCTCAGTTTACTTTACAAACCCAAGTTTGTATTGTTAATCGCCGTTCAGTTTCTGGAATGGATGATCGCAAAGAG AAGACAGAACCATGGCTATCAGTGCCACAATTTGGAGACTGGGACCAAAAGGGTGTAATGCCAGATTACTCTATGGATTTCTCAAAGATAAGAGAGAATAGGAAACAGAACAAAAGGGATTTGTCAAGAGCAAGTCTTGGAAATGAGGAAGAGCTCATTTCTTCAACTAATAAAAATGCAAATACAGGTCATCATCACTCAGCCCACAGTGATGATCTCCATTTCCATCAAAACCACTCTCCAACT AGGTTCAAACCTCAAGTAGCGCATATTTTGCTGAGGGTCtaccggaaacagcctctctaccttctcAAGATAGGG ACAAGAAGAAGCATTTTCAGCTACTTCAATTGCTGTGTGAAAGCTTGA
- the LOC104223999 gene encoding uncharacterized protein isoform X3, whose translation MDDRKEKTEPWLSVPQFGDWDQKGVMPDYSMDFSKIRENRKQNKRDLSRASLGNEEELISSTNKNANTGHHHSAHSDDLHFHQNHSPTTRRSIFSYFNCCVKA comes from the exons ATGGATGATCGCAAAGAG AAGACAGAACCATGGCTATCAGTGCCACAATTTGGAGACTGGGACCAAAAGGGTGTAATGCCAGATTACTCTATGGATTTCTCAAAGATAAGAGAGAATAGGAAACAGAACAAAAGGGATTTGTCAAGAGCAAGTCTTGGAAATGAGGAAGAGCTCATTTCTTCAACTAATAAAAATGCAAATACAGGTCATCATCACTCAGCCCACAGTGATGATCTCCATTTCCATCAAAACCACTCTCCAACT ACAAGAAGAAGCATTTTCAGCTACTTCAATTGCTGTGTGAAAGCTTGA